The Kwoniella dendrophila CBS 6074 chromosome 1, complete sequence genome contains a region encoding:
- a CDS encoding cytidine deaminase, translating to MSKEAYPLGASALDELFRASLKYRDRAYAPYSKFRVGAALLGADGQIFGGCNVENASYGAGICAERTAIVKAISEGQNKFLAVAVSSDVPSPTTSPCGICRQFLREFLSPKIPIYFISAEYQSIKSTPTWLETLDDEEAKKYIVKMTMEELLPNSFGPDNLGIKGPQ from the exons ATGTCTAAGGAAGCATATCCACTTGGCGCTTCAGCACTAGATGAGCTATTCCGAGCTTCCCTCAAAT ACAGGGATAGAGCTTATGCTCCTTATTCCAAGTTCAG AGTCGGCGCAGCGCTTCTAGGTGCAGACGGACAGATATTCGGAGGATGTAACGTTGAAAATGCTTCATACG GTGCGGGCATATGCGCAGAACGGACGGCCATTGTAAAAGCTATA AGTGAAGGGCAGAACAAATTCTTAGCAGTTGCTGTTTCATC TGAtgtaccttcaccaactacATCACCATGTGGAATATGTAGACAATTTTTACGTGAATTcttatcacctaaaataccaaTTTACTTCATTTCTGCCGAGTATCAATCGATCAAAAGTACACCAACTTGGTTGGAAACcttagatgatgaagaagcaaagAAATATATTGTTAAAATGACGATGGAAgaattattacctaattcttttggacctgataatttaggtataaaaggtCCTCAATAA